One part of the Coffea eugenioides isolate CCC68of chromosome 10, Ceug_1.0, whole genome shotgun sequence genome encodes these proteins:
- the LOC113750483 gene encoding 7-deoxyloganetin glucosyltransferase-like → MESAQDASKASVVIIHTFDALEKEILEFLSSKYPLVHAIGPLSLLLNKIPKENPLNTLDCNMWKEEAECLQRLNSNKHSSVLYVNFGSVIVLTPEQLGEFCWGIANSKHPFLWIIRPDLVDGKSSALPDEFLAETKDRGFLAGWCPQEKVLNHPSVGGFLTHSGWNSTTESLSSGVPMICWPVNADQQINCRYACSEWEVGLEIEQEVKRDEVERVVRDLMNGEQGKRLRKKAKYWKKLAEEATSEYGSSSLSTDQLVKILSASRN, encoded by the coding sequence ATGGAGTCGGCTCAGGATGCTTCAAAAGCTTCGGTAGTAATTATCCACACTTTCGATGCCTTAGAGAAAGAGATACTAGAATTTCTATCTTCCAAGTACCCACTTGTTCATGCTATTGGACCCCTTAGCTTGCTCCTGAATAAGATTCCTAAAGAAAACCCCTTAAACACTCTTGATTGTAACATGTGGAAAGAAGAAGCAGAGTGTCTTCAGAGGCTCAACAGCAATAAACATAGTTCTGTGCTTTATGTAAACTTTGGTAGTGTCATAGTCCTTACTCCAGAGCAGCTGGGAGAGTTTTGTTGGGGCATAGCTAATAGCAAACATCCATTCCTGTGGATTATAAGGCCTGATCTGGTTGATGGGAAATCATCAGCCTTGCCAGATGAATTTTTGGCAGAAACTAAAGATAGAGGCTTTCTAGCTGGCTGGTGCCCACAAGAGAAAGTGCTCAATCATCCTTCGGTAGGGGGATTTTTGACACACAGTGGCTGGAATTCGACAACTGAGAGTTTATCATCTGGAGTTCCAATGATCTGTTGGCCAGTTAATGCAGATCAACAGATTAACTGCAGGTATGCGTGCTCAGAGTGGGAAGTTGGCCTCGAAATAGAGCAAGAAGTCAAGAGGGATGAAGTTGAGAGAGTTGTACGGGATTTGATGAATGGCGAGCAAGGAAAAAGACTCAGAAAAAAGGCAAAATATTGGAAGAAACTTGCAGAAGAAGCCACCAGTGAATATGGATCATCATCATTAAGCACGGATCAATTAGTAAAAATACTATCCGCATCAAGAAACTAG